A stretch of Gossypium hirsutum isolate 1008001.06 chromosome A06, Gossypium_hirsutum_v2.1, whole genome shotgun sequence DNA encodes these proteins:
- the LOC107962697 gene encoding uncharacterized protein isoform X2: MARFSCYFFLLLFIFTINPCLAVVQIDEFSIIDSDLLSSHGDYSPPSPPPPSLPPLPPSLSCEEDLNGIGSLDTVCELNSSFSFDSDVYIAGNGSFHVLPNVILSCPMKGCSISINVSRGEFSLGQNAGVFTGTFFVSARNASFSKGSVVNVSSLAGQPPAQTSGTPSGIQGAGGGHGGRGASCVSDNLKLPDDVWGGDAYSWSTLDKPWSYGSKGGTTSKEEDYGGEGGGRIRLEVEEAIEIGGSLLANGGDGGVKGGGGSGGSIYIKAHRMTGSGWLSASGGNGFAGGGGGRISINVFSRHDDTEFFIHGGKSFGCPDNSGAAGTYYDAVPQSLIVSNHNLSTNTDTLLMEFPKQPLWTNVHVRDHAKASVPLLWSRVQVRGQIRLSCGAVLSFGLAHFVSSEFELMAEELLMSDSILKIYGALRMSVKMHLMWNSKMLIDGGADAIVATSLLEASNLVVLRESSVIHSNANLGVHGQGFLNLSGPGDTIEAQRLILSLFFSIKVGPGSILRGPLENASDNDMAPRLYCEFQDCPIELLHPPEDCNVNSSLSFTLQICRVEDIIIEGIVTGSVVHFHWVRTVVVHSSGEITTSALGCTGGVGRGTVLNNGLAGGGGHGGRGGKGYYDGSFIEGGVSYGDAELPCELGSGSGNDSLAGATAGGGIIVMGSLEHSLSSLSVYGSLRADGESFGEVIRKQDHSTISNIGPGGGSGGTILLFVHSIMLADSSVISTAGGHGSPSGAGGGGGGRVHFHWSDIPTGDAYQPIASVKGSINTRGGFGRGQGRTGENGTITGKACPKGLYGIFCEECPLGTFKNVSGSDRVLCHSCPADELPSRAIYVDIRGGVTDRPCPYKCISERYHMPHCYTALEELVYTFGGPWFFGLILLGLLILLALVLSVARMKYVGGDELPALMPAHRGSQIDHSFPFLESLNEVLETNRTEESQSHVHRMYFMGSNTFTEPWHLPHVPPTQLIEIVYEDAFERFVDEINDLAAYQWWEGSIYSILSILAYPLAWSWLQQCRKRKLQQLREFVRSEYDHSCLRSCRSRALYEGLKVAATADQMLAYVDFFLGGDEKIGDLPLRLYQRFPISLVFGGDGSYMAPFSLQSDNILTNLMNQCVPPTMWYRLVAGLNSQLRLVRYGHLKLTFGHVISWLETHVNPTIIAYGVRVDLAWFQPTSSGYCQYGLVVSATSNENVQYWTEGQDRYFPSMEQLRELFAVGLVLVGETQVVVQELVNI; this comes from the exons ATGGCtcgattttcttgttattttttccttttactcTTCATTTTCACCATAAACCCTTGTCTCGCCGTTGTTCAAATTGATGAATTCTCGATCATCGACTCGGACCTCCTCTCTTCTCACGGTGACTACTCTCCGCCTTCTCCTCCGCCGCCTTCCTTGCCGCCGCTTCCTCCGTCTCTTTCGTGTGAGGAAGATTTAAACGGAATTGGCTCACTGGACACTGTATGTGAGCTCAATTCCAGCTTCAGTTTTGACAGCGATGTGTATATAGCAGGAAACGGAAGCTTCCACGTGCTTCCTAATGTCATTTTGAGTTGCCCTATGAAGGGCTGCTCAATTTCCATCAATGTGAGTCGTGGGGAATTCAGTTTGGGGCAGAACGCCGGCGTATTTACCGGGACATTCTTTGTTTCGGCGAGGAATGCGAGTTTCTCTAAAGGTTCAGTGGTAAATGTAAGCAGCTTAGCCGGTCAACCCCCGGCTCAGACGAGTGGAACCCCTTCGGGGATTCAAGGTGCGGGCGGGGGCCATGGTGGAAGAGGCGCAAGTTGCGTGTCGGATAATTTGAAACTGCCGGACGATGTGTGGGGAGGAGATGCTTACTCTTGGTCAACTTTGGATAAGCCTTGGAGTTATGGGAGTAAAGGAGGGACGACTAGTAAAGAAGAGGATTATGGAGGGGAAGGTGGTGGGAGGATAAGGTTAGAGGTGGAGGAGGCCATTGAAATTGGAGGGAGTTTGTTGGCAAATGGAGGTGATGGTGGTGTAAAAGGCGGTGGAGGCTCAGGTGGAAGTATTTATATCAAGGCTCATAGaat GACTGGAAGCGGCTGGTTAAGTGCGTCTGGGGGGAATGGATTTGCTGGAGGTGGTGGTGGAAGAATTTCGATTAATGTTTTTAGTAGGCATGATGATACAGAATTCTTTATTCATG GAGGAAAAAGTTTTGGCTGTCCCGATAACTCAGGTGCTGCGGGTACATATTATGATGCTGTTCCTCAGAGTCTAATTGTTAGCAACCACAACTTGTCCACAAATACTGACACACTTCTAATGGAGTTCCCTAAACAACCACTTTGGACAAATGTGCATGTGCGAGATCATGCCAAGGCTTCTGTTCCTTTGCTTTGGAGCCGTGTTCAG GTTAGGGGACAAATTCGCTTATCGTGCGGTGCAGTGCTAAGCTTTGGTCTTGCTCATTTTGTTTCGTCTGAGTTTGAATTGATGGCGGAAGAACTTTTGATGAGTGATTCAATTCTCAAG ATATATGGGGCTCTTCGTATGTCTGTCAAAATGCACTTGATGTGGAATTCGAAAATGCTTATAGATGGTGGTGCTGATGCTATTGTGGCAACATCCTTGCTTGAGGCCAGCAATTTGGTAGTTCTAAGG GAATCTTCTGTAATACATTCTAATGCAAATTTGGGAGTTCATGGACAAGGATTTTTGAATTTATCTGGACCAGGGGATACAATTGAAGCACAGCGTCTGATCCTCTCATTATTTTTTAGTATTAAA GTTGGACCTGGGTCTATTCTGCGAGGTCCCCTGGAAAATGCCAGTGACAATGATAT GGCACCACGGCTTTACTGTGAATTTCAAGATTGCCCTATTGAATTGCTTCACCCACCTGAGGACTGCAACGTGAATTCTTCCTTATCCTTCACCCTTCAG ATATGTCGTGTTGAAGATATTATAATTGAGGGCATTGTAACAGGATCTGTTGTACATTTTCACTGGGTTAGAACTGTTGTCGTCCATTCTTCTGGTGAAATTACCACGTCAGCTTTGG GATGCACTGGTGGGGTGGGTAGGGGAACAGTACTCAATAATGGTCTTGCTGGAGGTGGAGGGCATGGTGGCAGAGGTGGGAAGGGATATTATGATGGCAGTTTTATCGAAGGTGGTGTTTCTTACGGAGATGCTGAGTTGCCTTGTGAACTTGGTAGTGGTAGTGGAAATGATAGTCTTGCTGGTGCAACTGCTGGTGGTGGAATAATAG TAATGGGTTCACTGGAGCACTCACTCTCAAGTTTGTCTGTATATGGTTCCCTTAGAGCTGATGGAGAAAGCTTTGGAGAAGTTATCAGAAAGCAAGATCATAGTACCATTTCAAACATTGGTCCCGGTGGTGGATCTGGTGGAACCATCcttttatttgttcattcaatCATGCTTGCTGATTCTTCTGTTATCTCAACTGCTGGAGGACATGGCAGCCCAAGTGGTGCtggtggtggaggtggtggaCGAGTTCACTTTCATTGGTCAGATATCCCAACCGGGGATGCGTACCAACCCATAGCAAGTGTGAAAGGAAGCATTAATACCAG GGGAGGCTTTGGCAGAGGTCAGGGTCGCACTGGAGAAAATGGCACTATCACCGGAAAGGCCTGTCCTAAAGGGCTTTATGGTATCTTTTGTGAG GAATGCCCTCTTGGGACGTTTAAGAATGTCAGTGGATCTGATAGAGTCCTTTGTCATAGTTGCCCAGCTGATGAGCTTCCAAGTCGAGCCATATATGTTGATATTCGGG GTGGTGTCACTGATCGCCCCTGCCCTTACAAGTGCATATCTGAAAGATATCATATGCCACACTGTTACACCGCACTTGAAGAGTTGGTATATACCTTTGGTGGGCCATGGTTTTTTGGTCTTATTCTTTTAGGCCTCCTCATCCTTTTAGCACTAGTTCTTAGTGTTGCAAGGATGAAATATGTTGGTGGAGATGAATTACCAGCTCTCATGCCTGCTCATCGTGGCTCTCAAATAGATCACTCATTCCCTTTCCTAGAGTCATTGAATGAG GTTTTGGAGACAAATAGAACTGAGGAATCCCAGAGTCATGTTCACAGAATGTATTTTATGGGATCAAATACATTTACTGAACCTTGGCATCTTCCTCATGTTCCGCCCACACAATTAATTGAAATTGT GTATGAGGATGCCTTTGAGAGATTTGTGGATGAGATTAATGATTTAGCTGCGTATCAGTGGTGGGAAGGATCAATCTACAGCATTCTTTCTATTCTTGCATATCCACTTGCATGGTCCTGGCTACAGCAATGCCGGAAAAGGAAATTGCAACAGCTACGTGAATTTGTTCGATCTGAATATGATCATTCTTGCCTTCGTTCTTGCCGTTCACGCGCATTGTATGAAGGACTTAAG GTTGCTGCAACTGCTGATCAGATGCTTGCGTATGTGGACTTTTTCCTTGGTGGAGATGAAAAGATAGGTGACCTTCCTCTTCGTCTTTATCAAAGATTtccaatttctttggtttttGGAGGAGATGGAAGTTACATGGCTCCTTTTTCTCTTCAAAGTGATAACATTCTTACGAACTTAATGAATCAG TGTGTTCCACCAACCATGTGGTATCGACTAGTGGCTGGTTTAAATTCTCAGTTGCGCCTTGTTCGCTATGGACATTTGAAACTAACTTTTGGCCATGTTATTAGCTGGCTTGAAACACATGTAAACCCTACCATAATTGCATATGGTGTACGTGTTGATCTTGCGTGGTTTCAGCCAACATCTTCTGGTTATTGTCAGTACGGACTTGTGGTATCTGCCACCAGCAATGAGAATGTGCAGTACTGGACTGAAGGTCAAGATAGATATTTTCCTTCTATGGAGCAATTAAG GGAGCTATTTGCAGTTGGTCTGGTGCTAGTAGGGGAGACTCAGGTGGTCGTCCAGGAGCTAGTGAATATTTAA